Proteins encoded in a region of the Photobacterium profundum SS9 genome:
- a CDS encoding IS1595-like element ISPpr6 family transposase: MRAKTFTYRLKYITQLLLDMTPAQREQVKLNIQSIQPEITVGDIIQPIFDISPQCPHCHSLHFNKWGKSGSVQRYRCKECAKTFNIKTKTPLAKLHKCDLWLQYAECMELKLPLRQAAKICNINLKTAFLWRHRFLEAQSEQYKDKLSGIIEVDEFFLAYSEKGTKKLNGDRVARKRGGEVDKRKRGEQVAVLLSIDRSKHMIDGVLADDTASEISSHLEPYIVKDSILCSDGAWAYVSIAEETNCDHKRLISNENRVQDKIYHIQTVNGAIAHFKGWIDIKMRGVATKYLPHYLAWFRESYAGLNFQQMLVAAYR; encoded by the coding sequence ATGAGAGCTAAAACATTCACATATCGCTTGAAGTATATTACTCAACTACTTTTAGACATGACTCCGGCTCAAAGAGAGCAAGTTAAGCTGAACATTCAATCTATTCAGCCAGAAATAACTGTCGGTGACATTATTCAGCCTATTTTTGATATTTCACCTCAATGTCCACACTGTCATTCACTTCATTTTAATAAATGGGGTAAATCTGGTTCAGTGCAGCGTTATCGCTGCAAAGAGTGCGCTAAAACATTCAATATAAAAACAAAAACGCCATTAGCAAAATTACATAAATGTGATCTTTGGCTGCAATATGCAGAATGTATGGAGCTGAAATTACCATTACGTCAAGCTGCCAAGATTTGTAATATTAATCTTAAAACAGCATTTTTATGGCGACATCGTTTTCTTGAAGCTCAATCAGAGCAATATAAAGATAAATTATCTGGGATCATTGAGGTTGACGAATTTTTTCTGGCCTACTCTGAAAAAGGCACAAAAAAGTTGAATGGAGATAGGGTTGCAAGGAAGCGCGGGGGCGAAGTAGACAAAAGAAAACGAGGTGAACAGGTCGCAGTGCTTTTGTCGATAGACCGTAGTAAGCACATGATTGATGGTGTTTTAGCGGATGATACAGCCTCTGAAATCAGTTCGCATTTAGAACCATATATAGTCAAAGATTCTATCTTGTGCAGTGATGGCGCTTGGGCATACGTCAGCATAGCTGAAGAAACAAATTGTGACCATAAAAGGCTGATAAGTAATGAAAATAGAGTGCAAGATAAGATTTATCATATTCAGACAGTGAATGGTGCTATAGCACATTTTAAAGGTTGGATAGATATAAAAATGCGAGGCGTCGCAACGAAGTATTTACCCCATTATCTCGCTTGGTTTAGAGAAAGCTATGCAGGTCTTAATTTTCAGCAAATGTTAGTAGCGGCATACCGATGA
- a CDS encoding NCS2 family permease, whose amino-acid sequence MLEKLFKLKEHGTDVRTELLAGLTTFLTMAYIIFVNPTMLSNAGMDHGAVFVATCLAAMVGCFIMGFVANYPVAQAPGMGLNAFFTYTVVLGMGHTWQVALAAVFISGLCFIVLSLLKVREWIINAIPLALRTGISAGIGLFLAFIALQSSGIVVDNPATLVHIGDLTSFPAAMAALGFFLTIALVHRGYKAAVLIAIIAVTVLSVLFGEVSYNGIMSMPPSIAPTFLQLDFSGAMEVGLISIVFAFLFVDLFDTAGTLVGVATKANLIDKDGKLPRLNRALLADSTATSIGALLGTSNTTSFVESVAGVAVGGRTGLTAVTVGVLFLLALFFAPLAGMVPPYATAGALFYVAILMMSGLVSIDWRDLTEAAPVVVVCLLMPLTYSIAEGIGLGFITYAAVKVMSGKGRDVNISVWVISALFLAKIIFL is encoded by the coding sequence ATGCTTGAGAAACTATTCAAACTGAAAGAGCACGGTACGGATGTTCGTACTGAATTGTTAGCCGGTCTGACGACTTTTCTAACGATGGCTTACATTATCTTTGTTAACCCAACGATGTTATCCAACGCGGGTATGGATCATGGTGCTGTTTTTGTTGCGACGTGTTTAGCGGCAATGGTTGGTTGTTTCATCATGGGTTTTGTTGCGAACTATCCTGTTGCTCAAGCGCCGGGAATGGGATTGAATGCATTCTTTACCTATACAGTTGTGCTAGGTATGGGGCATACGTGGCAAGTTGCTTTGGCAGCAGTCTTTATTTCTGGTCTATGTTTCATTGTGCTTAGCTTATTGAAAGTACGTGAATGGATCATTAATGCTATTCCTTTAGCATTACGTACCGGCATTTCTGCGGGTATTGGTTTATTTTTGGCATTTATTGCACTGCAAAGCTCTGGCATTGTTGTTGATAATCCAGCAACGCTTGTACACATCGGTGATTTAACCAGCTTCCCTGCTGCGATGGCGGCATTGGGTTTCTTCTTAACGATTGCACTGGTTCACCGTGGTTATAAAGCGGCTGTCTTAATTGCGATTATAGCGGTGACTGTACTGAGCGTGTTATTTGGTGAAGTGTCATACAATGGTATTATGTCGATGCCACCAAGCATTGCACCTACTTTCTTGCAACTGGATTTTTCTGGTGCAATGGAAGTTGGGCTTATTTCAATTGTTTTTGCTTTCTTGTTTGTCGATCTTTTTGATACGGCAGGAACGTTAGTCGGTGTGGCAACGAAAGCTAACTTAATCGATAAAGATGGTAAGCTACCTCGCCTAAATCGCGCACTTTTAGCGGATAGTACAGCAACATCGATTGGTGCATTATTAGGTACATCAAATACCACATCTTTTGTCGAAAGTGTTGCAGGTGTGGCTGTTGGTGGACGTACCGGTTTAACGGCTGTTACTGTCGGCGTACTATTTTTATTGGCTTTATTTTTTGCACCGTTAGCGGGTATGGTTCCACCGTATGCGACTGCGGGTGCATTGTTCTATGTTGCTATTCTGATGATGTCGGGTTTAGTTAGCATTGATTGGCGTGACTTAACAGAAGCTGCGCCAGTGGTTGTTGTTTGTTTGCTTATGCCGCTAACATATTCAATTGCAGAAGGTATCGGCTTAGGTTTTATCACTTATGCTGCAGTAAAAGTAATGAGTGGCAAGGGACGTGATGTGAATATCAGTGTATGGGTGATTTCTGCTCTTTTCCTTGCTAAAATTATTTTCTTATAA
- the gpt gene encoding xanthine phosphoribosyltransferase, whose amino-acid sequence MSNKFVITWDNMQMYTRQLAEKLLPADQWKGIIAVSRGGLVPAAILARELNIRHVDTVCISSYDHDHQREMKVLKQADGDGEGFIVIDDLVDTGGTAELIRAMYPKAKFVTVCAKPAGKHFIDDYVVDIAQDTWIEQPWDMAVTFVDPISKK is encoded by the coding sequence ATGAGTAATAAGTTCGTTATCACATGGGATAACATGCAAATGTATACACGTCAGCTAGCTGAAAAATTGCTACCAGCTGATCAGTGGAAAGGTATCATTGCTGTTAGTCGCGGCGGGTTAGTGCCTGCAGCGATTCTTGCTCGTGAGCTTAACATTCGTCATGTTGATACAGTGTGTATTTCAAGCTACGACCACGATCATCAGCGTGAAATGAAAGTACTTAAACAGGCAGACGGCGATGGTGAAGGTTTCATCGTAATCGATGATCTTGTTGATACCGGTGGTACTGCTGAACTGATTCGTGCAATGTACCCTAAAGCAAAATTTGTAACTGTATGTGCTAAGCCTGCTGGTAAGCACTTTATTGATGACTACGTTGTTGATATTGCACAGGACACATGGATTGAGCAACCTTGGGATATGGCTGTTACGTTTGTCGATCCTATCTCAAAAAAATAA
- the frsA gene encoding esterase FrsA, giving the protein MSDTSKTNLSEQLFAPRMNTKETSNLVKIANLKSASVHNALDGDSESGWYRVLRRPQWIWQGIDPIEMEAILSRMASSTATRTSDELLDTVIGYKPGNWIYEWTQVGAKLQKKARAYVEAGQKEKAADTLLKASMYYSVAAYPHLKGDTLAAQAEIQANQSYRESMALTPHQIRTIDVKYEGKTFQAFIHLPRTDKLLPTVIVSGGLDSLQSDLWRLYRDYFGPAGFAMVTLDMPSVGHSSRWALTEDTSRLHQALVQQIRDVPWVDNTKVAMLGLRFGANAAIRLGFMEPTRLKTCISLGGAIHSMLTQPTMLDSMPRMYLDVIASRMGKHGVSKSSLTSHLPAWSLKNQGLLGRRKVDVPMLGISLKNDPVCREIDNQLIEKSSRGGKAITLPDTPLHDGYHRSMVTVIEWLKDKLA; this is encoded by the coding sequence GTGTCTGATACATCAAAAACAAATTTATCCGAACAGTTATTTGCACCACGAATGAATACCAAAGAAACATCAAATTTGGTGAAAATAGCGAACTTAAAATCGGCCTCGGTGCATAATGCATTAGATGGAGATAGTGAGAGTGGATGGTATCGTGTTTTACGTCGACCTCAGTGGATTTGGCAAGGTATTGATCCTATTGAAATGGAAGCGATTCTATCGCGGATGGCGAGTTCAACAGCAACACGTACTAGCGATGAATTATTGGATACAGTTATTGGATATAAACCGGGTAACTGGATCTATGAATGGACGCAAGTAGGGGCAAAACTGCAAAAAAAAGCTCGTGCGTATGTTGAAGCTGGTCAGAAAGAAAAAGCAGCTGATACATTATTAAAAGCCAGTATGTATTACAGCGTTGCAGCATATCCACACCTTAAGGGCGATACGCTAGCGGCTCAAGCTGAGATCCAAGCAAATCAATCTTATCGTGAATCCATGGCGTTAACGCCACATCAAATACGTACTATTGATGTGAAGTATGAAGGTAAAACATTTCAAGCTTTTATTCATTTACCGCGTACTGATAAGTTACTGCCTACCGTTATTGTGAGTGGTGGATTAGATTCACTGCAATCTGATCTGTGGCGCTTATACCGCGATTATTTTGGTCCGGCTGGCTTTGCAATGGTGACCTTGGATATGCCTTCTGTTGGTCACAGTTCTCGTTGGGCATTAACTGAAGATACCAGTCGCCTTCATCAGGCATTGGTACAGCAAATTCGCGATGTGCCTTGGGTTGATAATACAAAAGTGGCGATGTTGGGCTTACGTTTTGGTGCCAATGCCGCGATACGACTGGGCTTTATGGAACCGACACGATTAAAAACGTGTATCAGCCTAGGTGGTGCGATTCATAGCATGCTCACTCAGCCTACAATGCTCGATAGCATGCCGCGTATGTATTTGGATGTAATTGCATCCCGTATGGGAAAACATGGTGTATCTAAATCAAGCCTTACCTCGCATTTACCGGCATGGTCATTGAAGAATCAGGGTTTATTAGGTCGCCGAAAAGTGGATGTTCCGATGTTAGGAATAAGCTTAAAAAATGATCCTGTTTGCCGTGAAATAGATAATCAATTAATAGAAAAGTCGAGTCGTGGTGGTAAAGCGATAACATTGCCTGACACACCATTACATGATGGTTATCATCGCTCAATGGTGACAGTTATTGAGTGGTTAAAAGATAAATTAGCATAA
- the crl gene encoding sigma factor-binding protein Crl, whose translation MTTDTIFPPHGRLMTKLTALGPYLRKQQSKEGEFFFDCLASCISANKSPEEREFWGWWLVLTATDIGFEYRYDFGRYDAKGNWIKGTLPAKHTEAVLKTLDDFYVKLTKFVKEDCQLDLQASAELEEAVLGSA comes from the coding sequence ATGACTACTGATACTATTTTTCCGCCACATGGTCGTTTAATGACGAAACTGACGGCGCTTGGGCCTTATTTACGCAAACAGCAATCCAAAGAAGGTGAGTTTTTCTTTGACTGTTTAGCAAGCTGTATTAGTGCAAATAAATCTCCTGAAGAGCGTGAGTTTTGGGGATGGTGGTTAGTCTTAACGGCAACTGATATCGGCTTTGAATACCGTTACGATTTTGGTCGCTATGATGCGAAAGGTAACTGGATTAAAGGTACGTTACCAGCAAAACATACTGAAGCTGTGCTTAAAACGCTAGATGATTTTTATGTTAAATTGACTAAATTTGTCAAAGAAGATTGTCAATTGGATTTACAAGCGAGTGCTGAATTAGAAGAAGCGGTACTTGGTTCTGCATAA
- the proB gene encoding glutamate 5-kinase, with translation MTPPLSDKQTLPPKQTIVVKLGTSVLTGGTLKLDRAHMVELVRQCAYLRRYGHKVIIVTSGAIAAGREHLDYPELPKTMASKQLLAAVGQSRLIQEWESLFGIYGLHVGQMLLTRADLDDRERYLNARDMLIALLDNGIIPVVNENDAVATTEIKVGDNDNLSALVGILGGADKLLLLTDQPGLFTADPRNNPDAELIREVHTIDETLRKLAGGSAGGLGTGGMATKLQAADVARRAGIEVIIAAGSRPDVISDLASGESVGTRFLPLDTPLESRKRWILAGPPPAGDIVIDAGAAKAVLERGSSLLSKGISEVKGAFERGEVARIFDTNGVLLARGICRYSSRDMAMIVGKHSQEIYKVLGYEYGPVAIHRDDLVVI, from the coding sequence ATGACACCACCTTTATCGGATAAACAAACGCTCCCCCCCAAGCAAACCATTGTTGTAAAGCTTGGTACCAGTGTATTAACGGGTGGTACTTTGAAGCTAGATCGTGCTCATATGGTTGAGTTGGTTCGCCAATGTGCTTATCTTCGACGTTATGGTCATAAAGTGATTATTGTGACATCGGGTGCGATTGCAGCTGGTCGAGAGCATTTAGACTACCCTGAATTGCCGAAAACAATGGCTAGCAAACAGTTACTTGCGGCTGTAGGTCAAAGTCGTTTGATTCAAGAGTGGGAAAGCCTGTTTGGCATTTATGGTCTTCATGTCGGTCAGATGCTGCTAACGCGTGCTGATCTTGACGATCGTGAACGTTACTTGAATGCTCGAGACATGCTCATTGCGTTATTAGATAACGGCATTATTCCTGTTGTAAATGAAAATGATGCGGTTGCTACCACTGAAATAAAAGTGGGCGATAATGATAATTTATCCGCTCTAGTGGGTATTTTAGGCGGTGCAGATAAGCTACTGCTATTAACCGACCAACCCGGTTTATTTACTGCTGATCCACGTAATAACCCAGATGCAGAGCTTATTCGCGAAGTACATACCATTGATGAAACACTGCGCAAATTAGCAGGTGGCAGTGCAGGTGGTTTAGGTACTGGTGGTATGGCGACTAAATTGCAAGCAGCAGATGTTGCTCGTCGTGCGGGTATTGAAGTAATTATTGCAGCGGGTAGTCGCCCCGATGTGATTTCTGATTTAGCCAGTGGTGAGTCGGTAGGAACACGCTTTCTTCCGTTAGATACACCACTAGAAAGTCGTAAGCGTTGGATTTTAGCGGGTCCCCCTCCTGCTGGTGATATTGTGATTGATGCTGGTGCCGCTAAGGCCGTACTGGAAAGAGGCAGTAGCTTACTATCGAAAGGTATTAGCGAAGTAAAAGGGGCATTTGAACGTGGCGAAGTCGCACGCATTTTCGATACCAACGGTGTTTTGTTAGCCCGCGGTATTTGTCGCTATTCAAGCCGCGATATGGCAATGATTGTAGGTAAGCACAGCCAAGAAATTTATAAAGTGCTGGGTTATGAATATGGTCCTGTTGCTATTCACCGTGATGATCTAGTGGTTATTTAA
- a CDS encoding glutamate-5-semialdehyde dehydrogenase, with protein sequence MNLEHMGKAAQEAAFELATVATAQKNQALAIIADELEANKDAILAANAKDINAARESGMTDALIDRLLLNEERLTGIANDVRNVISLNDPVGAELDSRVLENGMRLSRRRVPLGVVGVIYEARPNVTIDIAALCLKTGNASILRGGRETFHSNVELVKVIQVALKKADLPAASVQYIEKPDRELVSQLLRLDQYVDMIIPRGGAGLHKMCKENSTIPVIIGGFGISHIYVDHSADISRSIDVVENAKAQRPSACNALDTLLVSEKVAETFLPRLAERLNKSNVEFVADDAAYSFLEGKAATLRHAADGDFDTEWLSFTLGVKVVADVAEAIAHMRKHNASHSDAILTNDIQSAERFVNAAGSAAVYVNASTRFTDGAQFGLGAEVAVSTQKLHARGPMGLEELTSYKWVGQADYLVRP encoded by the coding sequence GTGAATCTTGAACATATGGGTAAGGCGGCTCAAGAAGCGGCTTTCGAATTAGCAACAGTAGCAACAGCACAAAAGAACCAAGCATTAGCGATCATTGCCGATGAGCTAGAGGCAAACAAAGATGCGATTTTGGCGGCCAACGCTAAAGATATTAATGCCGCGCGTGAATCAGGCATGACAGATGCGTTGATTGATCGCCTTTTGCTGAATGAAGAAAGGCTAACCGGCATTGCCAATGACGTACGTAACGTGATCAGTTTAAATGATCCTGTAGGTGCCGAGCTCGATAGCCGAGTATTAGAAAACGGTATGCGTTTAAGCCGCCGCCGTGTGCCTTTGGGGGTTGTTGGTGTTATCTATGAAGCCCGCCCAAATGTAACGATTGATATTGCTGCACTGTGTTTGAAAACGGGTAATGCCAGTATTCTACGTGGTGGACGCGAAACATTTCATTCCAATGTGGAATTAGTGAAAGTCATTCAAGTCGCACTGAAAAAAGCAGACTTACCAGCCGCATCGGTTCAGTACATTGAAAAACCAGACCGTGAGTTAGTATCACAGTTGCTACGCCTTGATCAGTACGTTGATATGATTATTCCACGTGGGGGGGCTGGCTTGCATAAGATGTGTAAAGAAAACAGCACCATTCCTGTGATTATAGGTGGTTTTGGTATCAGCCATATTTACGTTGACCATTCTGCGGATATATCTCGTTCAATTGATGTGGTTGAAAATGCTAAAGCGCAGCGCCCATCAGCGTGTAATGCATTGGATACGTTGTTGGTGAGCGAAAAAGTGGCAGAGACTTTTTTACCTCGTTTAGCTGAGCGTTTAAATAAAAGTAACGTTGAATTTGTTGCTGATGATGCGGCGTATTCTTTCCTAGAAGGAAAAGCGGCAACATTGCGCCATGCTGCAGACGGTGATTTTGATACTGAATGGCTAAGTTTCACGTTAGGCGTAAAAGTGGTTGCCGATGTTGCAGAAGCGATTGCTCATATGCGTAAACATAACGCGAGCCACTCTGATGCGATTTTGACGAACGATATTCAATCTGCAGAACGTTTCGTTAATGCGGCAGGCTCTGCTGCTGTGTATGTGAATGCATCTACACGCTTTACAGACGGTGCGCAGTTTGGTTTAGGTGCCGAGGTTGCTGTATCTACTCAGAAGCTGCATGCACGTGGCCCTATGGGCTTAGAAGAGCTAACAAGTTACAAGTGGGTAGGTCAGGCTGACTACTTAGTACGCCCATAA
- a CDS encoding winged helix-turn-helix domain-containing protein: MRDFLLQAKQTNSCIAIGGLIYNPETQTLHKASITIDLEPRTIELLELLLTSVGLPLSVNTIIETVWQSKFISKNVLTNRISTLRSLLQLHSPEHDAAKLLVTYPRKGYFLNPANIGLLPPVKTKKRKAGIVQSDMTQPNVLRVRLAYGLCTLLALCSITLGGMVWQQQGISTQQTRNQLLIPKVELLLNRINAIGSQARHYRKVIKAVLLQQQIEYPYTDIANQDAPSYFLDPIDDTPYFPGARNMQTSDYELNIELKDGPEKNIIKAQINLIYPATGKLAFRNQYVLRLSHLQSDLFQIHTDVAQYFNLPELSKSAWILSDMHENMLIDEDFPSEPLQQADEFAAITIARHLVLYEQDKIKLENFLNQAQSVFDVLPDELSLWLGILYYKIGNLDKAKTLLTTPAGDSLIQNALIYTFVSHIAYKQNKLDQFRLNYMESLVALLRVMPSEALFNRLSQPESKETCLQPWKTLRVSVKDKDIVMRWKALIEEYCTNVDRDITPIKTKV, from the coding sequence ATGCGCGACTTTCTATTACAGGCAAAACAAACCAATAGCTGCATTGCTATTGGCGGGCTTATTTACAATCCAGAGACTCAAACTCTTCATAAGGCGTCGATAACGATAGACCTTGAGCCTCGTACCATCGAATTATTGGAATTGCTGCTGACCAGTGTTGGTCTGCCTCTTTCCGTTAACACGATCATCGAAACAGTGTGGCAAAGCAAATTCATCTCGAAGAATGTTCTGACTAATCGCATCAGCACGTTACGCTCTCTATTACAGCTACATTCACCTGAGCACGATGCTGCTAAATTGCTTGTCACTTACCCACGTAAAGGCTACTTCCTTAACCCTGCCAATATTGGTTTATTGCCACCGGTAAAAACAAAGAAGCGCAAAGCGGGAATAGTACAATCAGACATGACTCAGCCAAACGTTTTGCGAGTGCGTCTCGCCTATGGACTATGTACGCTATTAGCGCTTTGTAGCATCACTTTGGGGGGCATGGTTTGGCAACAACAAGGAATTTCAACTCAACAAACTCGTAATCAGCTTTTGATTCCTAAAGTTGAACTGCTGCTCAATCGCATCAATGCTATTGGCTCGCAAGCAAGACACTACCGCAAAGTAATCAAAGCGGTACTGCTTCAACAACAAATTGAATACCCTTATACCGACATTGCCAACCAAGATGCTCCGAGTTATTTCCTCGACCCAATTGATGATACACCCTACTTTCCGGGTGCGCGCAACATGCAGACTAGTGACTACGAACTCAATATTGAGCTGAAAGATGGTCCTGAGAAAAACATCATTAAAGCGCAGATAAATCTGATTTATCCAGCAACGGGTAAACTGGCCTTCCGTAATCAATATGTATTACGTCTATCTCACCTACAAAGTGACCTGTTCCAAATTCATACCGACGTTGCGCAATACTTCAATCTGCCAGAACTATCTAAAAGTGCTTGGATACTGTCAGATATGCATGAAAATATGCTGATTGATGAAGATTTCCCTAGTGAGCCTCTACAGCAAGCGGACGAATTTGCTGCAATCACTATTGCCAGACATCTTGTGTTGTATGAACAAGACAAAATCAAACTGGAGAACTTCCTTAACCAAGCTCAGTCTGTATTCGATGTGTTGCCAGATGAATTGAGTTTGTGGTTAGGTATCTTGTATTACAAAATCGGCAATCTCGATAAAGCGAAAACTCTGCTGACGACACCGGCTGGTGATTCACTCATTCAAAATGCGTTGATCTACACGTTCGTTTCTCATATAGCCTATAAGCAAAACAAACTCGATCAGTTTCGCCTCAACTACATGGAATCTTTAGTCGCACTGCTACGCGTGATGCCTTCGGAAGCGTTGTTCAATCGTTTGTCTCAGCCTGAATCTAAAGAAACCTGTTTACAACCGTGGAAGACATTGCGTGTGAGCGTGAAAGATAAAGATATTGTCATGCGCTGGAAAGCGCTTATCGAAGAATACTGCACTAACGTAGATAGAGACATAACACCAATAAAAACAAAGGTGTAA
- a CDS encoding DUF2897 family protein encodes MEWLLNPWVITVVILSVVVSNIMALKYTANMKFGDRDKIKYLKEKHDKEQALQDENNKKSSNDTSN; translated from the coding sequence ATGGAATGGTTACTCAACCCTTGGGTGATTACCGTTGTCATACTAAGTGTCGTTGTTAGCAACATTATGGCGTTGAAATACACGGCCAACATGAAGTTTGGTGATCGAGACAAAATTAAATACCTCAAAGAAAAACACGACAAAGAACAAGCACTGCAAGATGAAAACAATAAGAAAAGCAGTAACGATACTAGCAACTAG
- a CDS encoding M15 family metallopeptidase yields MITTSAQQLTAGQLTGQNTDHLVSHQQHLLHKDMQPAFAALQQAAQLAGFDLQLASAFRPFERQLLIWNNKFNGLRPLLDSNSQPLDASALSKLEKIEAILRWSALPGASRHHWGTDVDVYAKNCLPVNTSLQLEPWEYQTNGHQAEFNQWLSAHMGEYGFYLPYAEDKGGVALEPWHISYHPISQTLQQQLTLDLLYHTLSENDVAGKSQILKNLDSLYIRFITNVCEV; encoded by the coding sequence ATGATAACAACATCCGCCCAGCAGCTAACTGCTGGGCAACTCACTGGTCAAAATACTGATCACTTAGTGAGCCATCAACAACACCTTCTGCATAAAGATATGCAACCCGCTTTTGCGGCCTTACAACAGGCTGCACAGCTCGCTGGATTTGATTTGCAACTAGCTAGTGCTTTTCGCCCTTTTGAACGCCAATTACTCATATGGAATAATAAATTTAACGGTTTAAGACCTTTGCTTGATAGCAACAGTCAGCCATTAGATGCGAGCGCATTATCTAAATTAGAAAAGATTGAAGCTATTTTACGCTGGTCTGCGTTACCTGGTGCGAGCCGACACCATTGGGGGACCGATGTCGATGTCTATGCTAAAAATTGTTTACCCGTAAACACCTCACTACAACTAGAACCATGGGAATACCAAACCAACGGACATCAAGCTGAATTTAATCAGTGGCTAAGTGCACATATGGGTGAGTATGGCTTTTACTTACCTTATGCTGAAGATAAAGGTGGCGTTGCCCTAGAGCCTTGGCACATCAGTTATCACCCAATAAGCCAGACCTTACAGCAACAGCTTACGCTTGATCTGCTTTACCACACACTTAGTGAAAATGACGTAGCAGGAAAGTCGCAGATCCTTAAAAACCTTGATAGTCTGTATATAAGGTTCATCACTAATGTCTGTGAGGTCTAA
- the dapE gene encoding succinyl-diaminopimelate desuccinylase: MSDSPVIALAKDLMSRNSVTPEDAGCQDVMIARLEKLDFVIETMVFDDTTNLWARRGTQAPLFVFAGHTDVVPAGSLEQWHTPPFEPTIIDGYLHGRGAADMKGSLACMIVSIERFLAEHPDHTGSIALLITSDEEGPFINGTTRVIDTLEARNEKIDMCIVGEPSSTHAVGDVVKNGRRGSITGDLTVKGIQGHVAYPHLADNPVHKALPALAELAATTWDNGNTYFPATSFQIANLASGTGASNVIPGEFDVQFNFRFSTELTDGEIKRRVHSILDAHGLNYDLKWTLSGHPFLTDEGTLVEAVVAAVEDVNHTKPALLTTGGTSDGRFIARTGAQVVELGPVNATIHKVNECVKAADLEKLTDMYQKVLEKSLV; this comes from the coding sequence ATGTCAGACAGCCCGGTAATCGCATTAGCGAAAGACCTTATGAGCCGCAATTCCGTAACACCAGAAGATGCTGGTTGCCAAGACGTGATGATTGCACGTCTAGAAAAACTCGATTTTGTCATTGAAACGATGGTCTTCGATGATACAACTAACCTATGGGCACGCCGTGGTACACAAGCACCACTGTTTGTCTTTGCAGGTCATACTGATGTGGTTCCTGCTGGTTCATTAGAACAGTGGCACACCCCACCGTTTGAACCAACGATCATTGATGGCTATTTACACGGTCGTGGTGCAGCAGACATGAAAGGCTCGTTGGCTTGCATGATCGTCTCTATCGAGCGTTTTCTTGCCGAGCATCCCGATCATACAGGTTCAATAGCCCTGTTGATTACCTCAGATGAAGAAGGGCCATTCATTAACGGTACAACCCGTGTTATTGATACCCTTGAAGCGCGTAATGAAAAAATCGATATGTGTATTGTGGGTGAACCTTCAAGCACACATGCAGTGGGTGATGTGGTTAAAAATGGTCGTCGAGGCTCAATCACTGGCGATCTTACGGTTAAAGGCATTCAAGGGCACGTTGCTTACCCACACCTTGCAGATAACCCTGTTCACAAAGCGTTACCCGCATTAGCTGAACTGGCTGCTACCACGTGGGATAACGGCAATACTTACTTCCCAGCCACCAGCTTTCAAATTGCTAACTTAGCGTCAGGTACTGGGGCATCTAATGTGATTCCTGGTGAGTTTGATGTGCAGTTTAATTTTCGTTTCAGCACAGAATTAACCGATGGTGAAATAAAACGCCGCGTTCACTCTATTCTAGATGCACACGGTTTAAACTATGATCTGAAATGGACACTCAGCGGTCATCCATTTTTAACGGATGAAGGCACATTGGTTGAAGCTGTCGTTGCTGCGGTTGAAGACGTGAATCACACCAAACCAGCACTGCTGACGACAGGTGGCACCTCTGACGGTCGCTTTATTGCGAGAACAGGCGCACAGGTTGTCGAACTGGGTCCTGTTAATGCGACAATTCATAAAGTAAACGAGTGTGTGAAAGCAGCCGATCTGGAAAAGCTCACGGATATGTACCAAAAGGTCTTAGAAAAATCACTAGTATGA